In Carya illinoinensis cultivar Pawnee chromosome 9, C.illinoinensisPawnee_v1, whole genome shotgun sequence, the following are encoded in one genomic region:
- the LOC122275864 gene encoding malonyl-CoA decarboxylase, mitochondrial isoform X2, which produces MNKKGLAILMRTRMRPNDPTKLSLSPLSGDPQGNHSVGRIIKHAPVEGNDKLSTEREFELVRESMHSAISMNKTEVLDAVLNDFSSGYFSLDYENRRRLLLALAKEYDLNRTQVRELLKQYLGLELASGEDAQFRGLEEEGLLSTFYRTERNLRHALKPVYEVLFERLNTHPGGLRFLSILRADILSILTEENIASLRALDSYLKEKLSTWLSPAALELHQITWDDPASLLEKIVAYEAVHPISNLIDLKRRLGVGRRCFGYLHPAIPGEPLIFIEVALLKNVAQTVQEVLWNEPPIPESEATCALFYSISSTQPGLSGINLGKFLIKRVITLVKRDMPQISTYATLSPIPGFMQWLLSKLASQSKFAEAEDMPESSADGSSSTFRENILEPEEEKALMDSSMGIAAGTNGMEVMLSLLTSTNHEWTNSAEFLSILKPPLMRLCARYLLQEKKRGKALDSVANFHLQNGAMIERINWMADRSEKGLRQSGGIMVNYVYRSENIEEFAQSYFSKGHIRASADLHRYVGPLKENEQRTD; this is translated from the exons ATCACTCAGTTGGACGTATTATAAAACATGCACCGGTCGAAGGAAATGACAAGCTCAGCACTGAAAG gGAATTTGAGCTTGTACGTGAGTCGATGCACTCGGCTATATCGATGAACAAAACAGAAGTTTTGGACGCGGTGCTTAATGATTTTTCTTCG GGTTATTTTAGCCTCGATTATGAAAACCGCCGGCGATTACTTCTAGCACTTGCGAAAGAGTATGATCTTAATAGAACACAAGTTCGTGAATTGTTAAAGCAATATCTCGGGCTTGAGCTAGCTAGTG GCGAGGATGCTCAATTTAGGGGGCTAGAAGAGGAAGGCCTGCTCTCAACTTTCTATCGTACTGAGCGTAACTTGAGACATGCTCTCAAGCCGGTGTACGAGGTTCTCTTTGAGCGTCTCAACACACACCCTGGAGGGTTGAGGTTCTTGTCCATTCTTCGAGCAGATATTCTTTCCATTCTCAC AGAGGAAAATATTGCATCTTTGCGAGCATTGGATTCCTATTTAAAGGAGAAACTTAGTACGTGGCTTAGTCCTGCTGCCTTAGAGCTTCACCAAATTACATGGGATGATCCTGCTTCTTTGCTGGAGAAAATCGTGGCTTATGAg GCAGTGCATCCAATCAGCAATCTTATAGATCTAAAGAGGAGACTGGGAGTTGGCCGTCGTTGTTTCGGATATCTACATCCGGCAATACCTG GTGAACCCCTCATTTTCATTGAAGTTGCACTTCTGAAGAATGTGGCTCAAACAGTACAG GAAGTTTTGTGGAATGAACCCCCCATACCTGAATCTGAGGCTACCTGTGCATTATTTTACTCTATATCATCAACTCAG CCTGGCTTATCGGGGATCAACCTAGGGAAGTTTCTTATTAAACGTGTGATAACACTGGTGAAAAGAGACATGCCACAAATATCT ACATATGCAACTCTCAGCCCCATCCCTGGTTTCATGCAATGGCTCCTATCTAAATTGGCATCTCAATCAAAGTTTGCTGAAGCGGAAGATATGCCAGAGTCATCAGCAGATGGATCTAGTTCCACTTTCCGGGAGAACATACTTGAACCAGAGGAGGAAAAGGCGCTTATGGATTCATCTAT GGGTATTGCAGCTGGGACAAATGGCATGGAAGTGATGTTGAGTTTGCTGACTTCAACAAACCATGAGTGGACCAATTCGGCTGAGTTTCTTTCCATATTAAAACCCCCTTTAATGCGACTGTGTGCCAG GTACCTTCtgcaagagaagaagagaggaaaagcTTTGGATTCTGTTGCAAATTTCCACTTACAAAATGGAGCA ATGATTGAAAGAATTAATTGGATGGCAGACCGATCAGAAAAAGGTCTTCGTCAAAGTGGGGGCATAATGGTGAACTACGTATACCG GTCAGAAAATATCGAAGAGTTTGCTCAGTCATATTTCAGCAAAGGGCATATCCGTGCTTCAGCTGACCTCCATCGGTATGTTGGG CCGTTGAAGGAAAATGAACAAAGAACAGATTAG
- the LOC122275864 gene encoding malonyl-CoA decarboxylase, mitochondrial isoform X1 — MNKKGLAILMRTRMRPNDPTKLSLSPLSNSQGDPQGNHSVGRIIKHAPVEGNDKLSTEREFELVRESMHSAISMNKTEVLDAVLNDFSSGYFSLDYENRRRLLLALAKEYDLNRTQVRELLKQYLGLELASGEDAQFRGLEEEGLLSTFYRTERNLRHALKPVYEVLFERLNTHPGGLRFLSILRADILSILTEENIASLRALDSYLKEKLSTWLSPAALELHQITWDDPASLLEKIVAYEAVHPISNLIDLKRRLGVGRRCFGYLHPAIPGEPLIFIEVALLKNVAQTVQEVLWNEPPIPESEATCALFYSISSTQPGLSGINLGKFLIKRVITLVKRDMPQISTYATLSPIPGFMQWLLSKLASQSKFAEAEDMPESSADGSSSTFRENILEPEEEKALMDSSMGIAAGTNGMEVMLSLLTSTNHEWTNSAEFLSILKPPLMRLCARYLLQEKKRGKALDSVANFHLQNGAMIERINWMADRSEKGLRQSGGIMVNYVYRSENIEEFAQSYFSKGHIRASADLHRYVGPLKENEQRTD; from the exons ATCACTCAGTTGGACGTATTATAAAACATGCACCGGTCGAAGGAAATGACAAGCTCAGCACTGAAAG gGAATTTGAGCTTGTACGTGAGTCGATGCACTCGGCTATATCGATGAACAAAACAGAAGTTTTGGACGCGGTGCTTAATGATTTTTCTTCG GGTTATTTTAGCCTCGATTATGAAAACCGCCGGCGATTACTTCTAGCACTTGCGAAAGAGTATGATCTTAATAGAACACAAGTTCGTGAATTGTTAAAGCAATATCTCGGGCTTGAGCTAGCTAGTG GCGAGGATGCTCAATTTAGGGGGCTAGAAGAGGAAGGCCTGCTCTCAACTTTCTATCGTACTGAGCGTAACTTGAGACATGCTCTCAAGCCGGTGTACGAGGTTCTCTTTGAGCGTCTCAACACACACCCTGGAGGGTTGAGGTTCTTGTCCATTCTTCGAGCAGATATTCTTTCCATTCTCAC AGAGGAAAATATTGCATCTTTGCGAGCATTGGATTCCTATTTAAAGGAGAAACTTAGTACGTGGCTTAGTCCTGCTGCCTTAGAGCTTCACCAAATTACATGGGATGATCCTGCTTCTTTGCTGGAGAAAATCGTGGCTTATGAg GCAGTGCATCCAATCAGCAATCTTATAGATCTAAAGAGGAGACTGGGAGTTGGCCGTCGTTGTTTCGGATATCTACATCCGGCAATACCTG GTGAACCCCTCATTTTCATTGAAGTTGCACTTCTGAAGAATGTGGCTCAAACAGTACAG GAAGTTTTGTGGAATGAACCCCCCATACCTGAATCTGAGGCTACCTGTGCATTATTTTACTCTATATCATCAACTCAG CCTGGCTTATCGGGGATCAACCTAGGGAAGTTTCTTATTAAACGTGTGATAACACTGGTGAAAAGAGACATGCCACAAATATCT ACATATGCAACTCTCAGCCCCATCCCTGGTTTCATGCAATGGCTCCTATCTAAATTGGCATCTCAATCAAAGTTTGCTGAAGCGGAAGATATGCCAGAGTCATCAGCAGATGGATCTAGTTCCACTTTCCGGGAGAACATACTTGAACCAGAGGAGGAAAAGGCGCTTATGGATTCATCTAT GGGTATTGCAGCTGGGACAAATGGCATGGAAGTGATGTTGAGTTTGCTGACTTCAACAAACCATGAGTGGACCAATTCGGCTGAGTTTCTTTCCATATTAAAACCCCCTTTAATGCGACTGTGTGCCAG GTACCTTCtgcaagagaagaagagaggaaaagcTTTGGATTCTGTTGCAAATTTCCACTTACAAAATGGAGCA ATGATTGAAAGAATTAATTGGATGGCAGACCGATCAGAAAAAGGTCTTCGTCAAAGTGGGGGCATAATGGTGAACTACGTATACCG GTCAGAAAATATCGAAGAGTTTGCTCAGTCATATTTCAGCAAAGGGCATATCCGTGCTTCAGCTGACCTCCATCGGTATGTTGGG CCGTTGAAGGAAAATGAACAAAGAACAGATTAG
- the LOC122275864 gene encoding malonyl-CoA decarboxylase, mitochondrial isoform X3 has product MNKKGLAILMRTRMRPNDPTKLSLSPLSNSQGDPQGNHSVGRIIKHAPVEGNDKLSTEREFELVRESMHSAISMNKTEVLDAVLNDFSSGYFSLDYENRRRLLLALAKEYDLNRTQVRELLKQYLGLELASGEDAQFRGLEEEGLLSTFYRTERNLRHALKPVYEVLFERLNTHPGGLRFLSILRADILSILTEENIASLRALDSYLKEKLSTWLSPAALELHQITWDDPASLLEKIVAYEAVHPISNLIDLKRRLGVGRRCFGYLHPAIPGEPLIFIEVALLKNVAQTVQEVLWNEPPIPESEATCALFYSISSTQPGLSGINLGKFLIKRVITLVKRDMPQISTYATLSPIPGFMQWLLSKLASQSKFAEAEDMPESSADGSSSTFRENILEPEEEKALMDSSMGIAAGTNGMEVMLSLLTSTNHEWTNSAEFLSILKPPLMRLCARYLLQEKKRGKALDSVANFHLQNGAMIERINWMADRSEKGLRQSGGIMVNYVYRSENIEEFAQSYFSKGHIRASADLHRR; this is encoded by the exons ATCACTCAGTTGGACGTATTATAAAACATGCACCGGTCGAAGGAAATGACAAGCTCAGCACTGAAAG gGAATTTGAGCTTGTACGTGAGTCGATGCACTCGGCTATATCGATGAACAAAACAGAAGTTTTGGACGCGGTGCTTAATGATTTTTCTTCG GGTTATTTTAGCCTCGATTATGAAAACCGCCGGCGATTACTTCTAGCACTTGCGAAAGAGTATGATCTTAATAGAACACAAGTTCGTGAATTGTTAAAGCAATATCTCGGGCTTGAGCTAGCTAGTG GCGAGGATGCTCAATTTAGGGGGCTAGAAGAGGAAGGCCTGCTCTCAACTTTCTATCGTACTGAGCGTAACTTGAGACATGCTCTCAAGCCGGTGTACGAGGTTCTCTTTGAGCGTCTCAACACACACCCTGGAGGGTTGAGGTTCTTGTCCATTCTTCGAGCAGATATTCTTTCCATTCTCAC AGAGGAAAATATTGCATCTTTGCGAGCATTGGATTCCTATTTAAAGGAGAAACTTAGTACGTGGCTTAGTCCTGCTGCCTTAGAGCTTCACCAAATTACATGGGATGATCCTGCTTCTTTGCTGGAGAAAATCGTGGCTTATGAg GCAGTGCATCCAATCAGCAATCTTATAGATCTAAAGAGGAGACTGGGAGTTGGCCGTCGTTGTTTCGGATATCTACATCCGGCAATACCTG GTGAACCCCTCATTTTCATTGAAGTTGCACTTCTGAAGAATGTGGCTCAAACAGTACAG GAAGTTTTGTGGAATGAACCCCCCATACCTGAATCTGAGGCTACCTGTGCATTATTTTACTCTATATCATCAACTCAG CCTGGCTTATCGGGGATCAACCTAGGGAAGTTTCTTATTAAACGTGTGATAACACTGGTGAAAAGAGACATGCCACAAATATCT ACATATGCAACTCTCAGCCCCATCCCTGGTTTCATGCAATGGCTCCTATCTAAATTGGCATCTCAATCAAAGTTTGCTGAAGCGGAAGATATGCCAGAGTCATCAGCAGATGGATCTAGTTCCACTTTCCGGGAGAACATACTTGAACCAGAGGAGGAAAAGGCGCTTATGGATTCATCTAT GGGTATTGCAGCTGGGACAAATGGCATGGAAGTGATGTTGAGTTTGCTGACTTCAACAAACCATGAGTGGACCAATTCGGCTGAGTTTCTTTCCATATTAAAACCCCCTTTAATGCGACTGTGTGCCAG GTACCTTCtgcaagagaagaagagaggaaaagcTTTGGATTCTGTTGCAAATTTCCACTTACAAAATGGAGCA ATGATTGAAAGAATTAATTGGATGGCAGACCGATCAGAAAAAGGTCTTCGTCAAAGTGGGGGCATAATGGTGAACTACGTATACCG GTCAGAAAATATCGAAGAGTTTGCTCAGTCATATTTCAGCAAAGGGCATATCCGTGCTTCAGCTGACCTCCATCG CCGTTGA